In Leifsonia sp. ZF2019, a genomic segment contains:
- a CDS encoding DUF6412 domain-containing protein — translation MSAVLELLAHLVASALGVSWSVSGPAGIIAAAGVAGAIGLVAAVAATSLRSVAALAASLRGRTVWSRPAEPEVAARVESASHPDTDGRPRPRAPGSLLPAV, via the coding sequence ATGTCGGCCGTCCTGGAGCTCCTCGCGCATCTCGTCGCGTCGGCCCTGGGCGTCTCGTGGAGCGTGAGCGGCCCGGCGGGCATCATCGCCGCCGCCGGAGTGGCGGGCGCCATCGGCCTGGTCGCGGCCGTCGCCGCCACGTCGCTGCGTTCCGTCGCCGCCCTCGCCGCCTCGCTGCGCGGGCGCACGGTCTGGTCCCGGCCCGCCGAGCCCGAGGTGGCCGCGCGCGTCGAGAGCGCCTCCCACCCCGACACCGACGGGCGCCCGCGCCCGCGAGCGCCGGGATCCCTCCTGCCGGCCGTGTAG
- a CDS encoding YidC/Oxa1 family membrane protein insertase — MDLFSWPPVAALLDGAYRLVTGVSDAVEPFAGTAAGIVAIIVLTMLVRAILLPVGVSQVRAEYVRRRLAPQLAALQKKHGADREKLAQATVELYRRERTSPFAGMLPLLAQIPVISLVYAVFTHATIAGHPNELLGERAFGAPLGTSFLGLTGAGPVWPAMGVYLAVLALIAVVTTVSRRVLALPQPEGSAAPSGMVRALSFLPYVTVVFAAFVPLAAAVYILTSTAWTVAERWLLRRLLDPARRRPEGTATPSTSH; from the coding sequence ATGGACCTCTTCTCCTGGCCGCCCGTCGCGGCCCTCCTCGACGGGGCGTACCGCCTCGTCACCGGCGTCTCCGACGCCGTCGAACCCTTCGCCGGCACTGCGGCCGGCATCGTCGCGATCATCGTGCTCACGATGCTCGTCCGCGCGATCCTCCTCCCCGTCGGTGTCAGCCAGGTGCGCGCGGAGTATGTGCGCCGCCGGTTGGCGCCGCAGCTCGCCGCCCTCCAGAAGAAGCACGGGGCCGACCGCGAGAAGCTCGCACAGGCGACCGTGGAGCTCTATCGGAGGGAGCGCACGTCGCCCTTCGCCGGGATGCTCCCGCTGCTGGCGCAGATCCCGGTCATCTCCCTCGTGTACGCGGTCTTCACGCACGCGACCATCGCCGGACACCCGAACGAACTGCTGGGGGAACGCGCGTTCGGGGCCCCGCTCGGCACGAGCTTCCTGGGACTGACGGGAGCGGGACCGGTCTGGCCGGCGATGGGTGTCTACCTCGCCGTGCTGGCACTCATCGCGGTCGTGACGACAGTCTCCCGCCGCGTGCTCGCCCTCCCGCAGCCCGAAGGGAGCGCCGCGCCGTCGGGGATGGTGCGCGCGCTGTCCTTCCTGCCCTACGTCACGGTGGTCTTCGCGGCGTTCGTCCCGCTGGCGGCGGCCGTGTACATTCTGACCTCGACGGCGTGGACCGTCGCGGAACGCTGGCTGCTGCGTCGCCTTCTCGACCCCGCGCGCCGTCGACCGGAGGGGACGGCCACGCCATCGACGTCGCACTGA
- a CDS encoding GNAT family N-acetyltransferase: MTTERLRLVPLGPEHLEGTWVALQDPEVLRLTGTHASFTRDGVAAWLAGLSARDDRADWAILRAGDDEHIGEVVLNDPDADNRSAGFRIALGAPRWFGAGYGTEATRAVLAHAFTTLGLHRVELEVYAFNPRAQRAYEKAGFELEGRRRDALRWDGEWVDTLVMGCLSNVETQQED, from the coding sequence TTGACGACGGAGCGTCTGCGCCTCGTCCCGCTCGGCCCCGAACACCTCGAGGGGACCTGGGTCGCGCTCCAGGATCCGGAGGTGCTCCGCCTCACGGGCACCCACGCCTCCTTCACCCGCGACGGCGTCGCCGCGTGGCTCGCCGGACTCTCCGCGCGCGACGACCGGGCGGACTGGGCGATCCTCCGCGCGGGCGACGACGAGCACATCGGCGAGGTCGTTCTCAACGATCCGGACGCCGACAACCGCTCCGCCGGATTCCGCATCGCTCTCGGCGCGCCGCGCTGGTTCGGAGCGGGCTACGGGACCGAGGCAACCCGCGCGGTGCTCGCGCACGCCTTCACCACGCTCGGCCTGCACCGGGTCGAGCTGGAGGTCTACGCCTTCAACCCCCGCGCGCAGCGGGCCTACGAGAAGGCCGGATTCGAGCTCGAGGGCCGGCGGCGCGACGCCCTCCGGTGGGACGGCGAATGGGTCGACACGCTCGTGATGGGATGCTTATCGAATGTGGAGACGCAGCAGGAGGACTGA
- a CDS encoding MFS transporter, which translates to MTNDHATDTREESRNLRRTAVAGIIGSTVEYYDFTLYGLAAALVFGPLFFPGQDPATQVISSLLTFAVGYLGRPVGGLLFSHFGDRFGRKPMLVGTLILMGAATVAIGLLPTYGAIGVWAPILLGGCRVLQGMGAGAEYVGALVMMAESGDRRRYGLRVSLPGMGVFAGIVLATGVFAVIATLPEESLLTWGWRVPFLASVVTLAIGMWIRVGIRETEEFQRLATEKRTTRLPVWEAIRTQWREILIGFGLNGPYLAFSSLTQVYLLSYLTGPLGLPAGIGLTANLVSSALAIGTVPLFGWLGDRLGRGRVWLFGSGVFVLFGVAVFGLLATGDPIVIMGVMVVGISLGLASMYAVQGAILTALFEPQHRLTGVVLVREPTAALVAGPAPAFAAWLVLAAGGATWPVGALYILSALVAAGSLFALRGRSAHAASAAVGAAS; encoded by the coding sequence GTGACGAACGACCACGCCACCGACACGCGCGAGGAGAGCCGCAACCTCCGCCGTACCGCCGTCGCCGGGATCATCGGCAGCACCGTGGAGTATTACGACTTCACCCTCTACGGGCTCGCGGCGGCCCTGGTCTTCGGGCCGCTGTTCTTCCCCGGGCAGGACCCGGCCACCCAGGTCATCAGCTCGCTCCTGACGTTCGCCGTCGGGTACCTCGGCCGCCCCGTCGGAGGCCTGCTCTTCAGCCACTTCGGCGATCGGTTCGGACGCAAGCCCATGCTCGTCGGCACCCTGATCCTCATGGGTGCCGCGACCGTCGCGATCGGTCTGCTGCCGACGTACGGTGCGATCGGGGTGTGGGCGCCGATCCTCCTCGGCGGCTGCCGGGTGCTGCAGGGGATGGGGGCCGGCGCCGAATACGTCGGCGCTCTGGTGATGATGGCGGAGAGCGGTGACCGCCGTCGCTACGGACTGCGCGTCTCGCTGCCCGGAATGGGCGTCTTCGCGGGCATCGTGCTGGCGACCGGAGTGTTCGCGGTCATCGCGACGCTGCCCGAGGAGTCGCTGCTGACGTGGGGCTGGCGGGTGCCGTTCCTGGCGAGCGTCGTCACCCTGGCGATCGGGATGTGGATCCGCGTCGGCATCCGCGAGACCGAGGAGTTCCAGCGGCTGGCGACGGAGAAGCGCACCACACGGCTCCCCGTCTGGGAGGCGATCCGCACCCAGTGGCGCGAGATCCTGATCGGGTTCGGCCTGAACGGACCGTATCTGGCGTTCTCGTCGTTGACGCAGGTGTACCTGCTCTCGTACCTCACCGGCCCGCTCGGGCTCCCCGCCGGGATCGGGCTCACGGCGAACCTCGTGTCGTCGGCGCTCGCGATCGGAACCGTTCCGCTGTTCGGCTGGCTCGGCGACCGCCTCGGCCGCGGCCGGGTCTGGCTCTTCGGGTCCGGTGTGTTCGTCCTGTTCGGGGTGGCGGTGTTCGGCCTCCTCGCCACCGGCGACCCGATCGTCATCATGGGGGTGATGGTCGTCGGGATCAGCCTCGGGCTGGCCTCGATGTATGCGGTGCAGGGCGCGATCCTGACCGCGTTGTTCGAGCCGCAGCACCGTCTGACCGGTGTGGTCCTGGTGCGCGAGCCCACTGCGGCCCTCGTCGCGGGGCCGGCGCCCGCCTTCGCAGCGTGGCTCGTGCTCGCAGCGGGCGGCGCGACGTGGCCGGTCGGTGCGCTCTACATCCTCAGCGCGCTCGTCGCGGCCGGTTCCCTGTTCGCGCTGCGCGGGCGCTCGGCCCACGCAGCGTCTGCGGCGGTGGGCGCGGCCTCCTGA
- a CDS encoding DUF1697 domain-containing protein, producing the protein MLEGPTTVRSTMLGVGLVRGINVGGAARVSKSELSGAFEDAGLADVTTLLQSGNVVFSTTSAPSADTAAAVETALHARSGVRARVLLLTERRFRDVAAANPLTRIAADDSRLVVTFLDHDLPDDLELPSEEATAPERIVAGDRALYQWCPLGVSKSVVPAAFWRAVGPLATTRNQRTVARLLAELDRRA; encoded by the coding sequence ATGCTGGAGGGACCGACGACGGTGAGGAGCACGATGCTGGGTGTGGGTCTGGTCCGGGGGATCAACGTCGGCGGCGCGGCGCGTGTGTCGAAGAGTGAGCTCTCGGGGGCTTTCGAGGACGCGGGGCTCGCCGACGTGACGACGCTCCTCCAGAGCGGCAACGTCGTGTTCTCGACGACGTCCGCGCCCTCCGCGGACACCGCCGCCGCCGTCGAGACGGCGCTGCATGCCCGTTCCGGAGTTCGGGCGCGCGTGCTCCTCCTGACCGAGCGGCGCTTCCGCGACGTTGCCGCCGCCAACCCGCTCACGCGCATCGCCGCCGACGACTCGCGGTTGGTGGTGACCTTCCTCGACCACGACCTCCCGGACGATCTCGAACTCCCGTCGGAGGAGGCGACGGCGCCGGAACGGATCGTCGCGGGTGACCGTGCGCTGTACCAGTGGTGTCCGCTCGGCGTGTCGAAGTCGGTCGTCCCCGCAGCCTTCTGGCGAGCGGTGGGCCCGCTGGCGACGACCCGCAACCAGCGCACGGTGGCTCGGCTCCTCGCCGAGCTCGATCGGCGGGCCTGA
- a CDS encoding aldo/keto reductase family protein, protein MEFRYLGNSGLKISEIIYGNWLTHASQVENDTAARSVRAALDAGITTFDTADAYANTAAEKVLGDALKGERRASLEIFTKVYWPTGPQGPNDVGLSRKHILESIDGSLERLGTDYVDLYQAHRYDYETPLEETMQAFADIVRAGKALYIGVSEWSAEQLRAGHALAKQLGFSLISNQPQYSMLWRVIEKEVVPASAELGISQIVWSPVAQGVLTGKYTPGEQPPAGSRAADEKGGANAIKSFLRDDVLTAVQRLRPIADELGITMAQLAVAWVLQNPNVAGAIVGASRPEQVASNAAAAGVRLSGDVLARIDEAIGDVAETDPAQTISPATRPA, encoded by the coding sequence ATGGAATTCAGATACCTCGGCAACTCCGGGCTCAAGATCTCGGAGATCATCTACGGCAACTGGCTGACCCACGCCTCCCAGGTCGAGAACGACACCGCCGCCCGCAGCGTCCGCGCCGCTCTCGACGCCGGCATCACCACCTTCGACACGGCCGACGCCTACGCGAACACCGCGGCGGAGAAGGTGCTCGGCGACGCGCTGAAGGGCGAGCGCCGCGCGTCGCTCGAGATCTTCACCAAGGTCTACTGGCCGACCGGGCCCCAGGGGCCCAACGACGTCGGCCTCTCGCGCAAGCACATCCTGGAGTCGATCGACGGATCGCTCGAGCGTCTCGGAACCGACTATGTCGACCTCTACCAGGCTCACCGCTACGACTACGAGACACCGCTCGAGGAGACGATGCAGGCCTTCGCCGACATCGTGCGCGCGGGCAAGGCGCTCTACATCGGCGTGAGCGAGTGGTCCGCGGAGCAGCTGCGTGCCGGCCACGCCCTGGCGAAGCAGCTGGGCTTCTCGTTGATCTCGAACCAGCCGCAGTACTCCATGCTCTGGCGCGTCATCGAGAAGGAGGTCGTGCCGGCCTCGGCGGAGCTCGGCATCTCCCAGATCGTCTGGTCCCCGGTCGCGCAGGGCGTGCTCACCGGCAAGTACACGCCGGGCGAGCAGCCGCCCGCGGGCAGCCGTGCCGCCGACGAGAAGGGCGGGGCGAACGCGATCAAGAGCTTCCTGCGCGACGACGTGCTGACGGCGGTGCAGAGGCTCCGCCCGATCGCCGACGAACTCGGCATCACGATGGCGCAGCTCGCCGTGGCCTGGGTGCTGCAGAACCCCAACGTCGCGGGAGCGATCGTGGGAGCATCCCGCCCGGAACAGGTCGCCTCGAACGCGGCCGCCGCGGGCGTCCGCCTGTCGGGCGACGTGCTCGCCCGCATCGACGAGGCGATCGGAGACGTGGCCGAGACCGACCCCGCGCAGACGATCTCGCCGGCCACGCGCCCCGCCTGA
- a CDS encoding DNA polymerase IV, whose product MGRADGSDRRVTTAAVDDSTATVLHVDMDAFFASVELLDRPDARGKPAIVGHAGGRGVVTSATYEARRFGVRSAMPMSQALRLCPTAIILPPHYEKYTEYSARVMEIFHEVTPLVEPLSIDEAFLDVAGARRLLGSPRRIAELIRARVHEETGLTCSVGVAGTKFMAKLASGRAKPDGLLVIPPADTLAYLRPLPVGALWGVGASTQASLERMGMRTVADLADAPLSVLERAVGQAGARRLHDLANGRDARRVITETREKSVGHENTFGVDVDEPDVLRREFLRLSGRVGERLRRHGLVGRTVAIKVRFSDFRTITRSRTLAEPTNVGRRLFEEAWQIFEALDLDVHATPIRLIGVRAEQLLDAGGDALALWDPDEEWRETERALDAVSARFGRGTIGPASLVRRSREAEDESKDGRNPRWVSD is encoded by the coding sequence GTGGGACGAGCGGATGGCAGCGACCGGCGGGTGACGACCGCGGCGGTCGACGACTCCACGGCCACCGTACTGCACGTCGACATGGACGCCTTCTTCGCCTCCGTCGAACTGCTCGACCGCCCGGACGCCCGCGGCAAGCCCGCGATCGTCGGCCACGCCGGGGGCCGAGGCGTGGTCACGAGCGCGACCTACGAGGCCCGGCGCTTCGGCGTGCGCAGTGCGATGCCGATGTCCCAGGCGCTACGGCTGTGCCCGACGGCGATCATCCTGCCGCCGCACTACGAGAAGTACACCGAGTACTCGGCCCGGGTGATGGAGATCTTCCACGAGGTGACCCCGCTGGTGGAGCCCCTCAGCATCGACGAGGCGTTCCTCGACGTGGCCGGCGCACGGCGTCTGCTCGGCTCCCCGCGCCGCATCGCCGAGCTGATCCGGGCGCGGGTCCACGAGGAGACCGGCCTGACGTGCTCCGTCGGCGTCGCCGGTACCAAGTTCATGGCCAAGCTCGCCTCGGGTCGCGCCAAGCCCGACGGGCTCCTGGTCATCCCGCCCGCCGATACCCTTGCCTACCTGCGCCCGCTGCCGGTCGGCGCGCTCTGGGGCGTCGGCGCCAGCACTCAGGCCTCGCTCGAGCGGATGGGGATGCGCACGGTCGCCGACCTCGCCGACGCGCCGCTGAGCGTGCTCGAACGCGCCGTCGGGCAGGCCGGCGCTCGCCGCCTCCACGATCTCGCGAACGGCCGCGACGCCCGCCGCGTCATCACCGAGACCCGCGAGAAGAGCGTCGGCCACGAGAACACGTTCGGCGTCGACGTCGACGAGCCGGACGTCCTGCGCCGGGAGTTCCTCCGGCTCTCCGGGCGGGTGGGAGAGCGTCTGCGTCGCCACGGGCTGGTCGGCCGGACCGTCGCGATCAAGGTCCGCTTCTCCGACTTCCGCACCATCACCCGGTCCCGCACGCTCGCCGAACCCACCAACGTCGGCCGCCGACTCTTCGAGGAGGCCTGGCAGATCTTCGAGGCCCTCGACCTCGACGTGCACGCCACCCCGATCCGTCTCATCGGTGTCCGCGCCGAGCAGCTCCTCGACGCCGGCGGCGACGCGCTCGCCCTCTGGGACCCGGACGAGGAGTGGCGCGAGACCGAACGCGCCCTCGATGCCGTCAGCGCCCGCTTCGGACGCGGCACCATCGGCCCCGCCTCCCTCGTCCGCCGCTCCCGCGAGGCCGAGGACGAGTCGAAGGACGGCCGCAACCCGCGCTGGGTGAGCGACTGA
- a CDS encoding endonuclease/exonuclease/phosphatase family protein codes for MPSSRTRRRPRGVLTGIAALAVAALLLWHGMLPDIGGAASLVESFLPWAAALIAVLGLSALFRLSLFAGLGVATAAAVWWSLFGTAMLPAASVGAPAFTVVSENIRAGNPEAASIARDLAARSPDLIALQELDATTRSAVSDVLDPAYPYRAIVGTVGLWSTHPLSGEQRLDLGLGWDRALRVDVDTPGGITRVYAVHLASVRPGESATRDEMLKELSGTIAGDDATRLLVIGDFNTATTDRTLAPLLTQLGEKPDSELGLGFTWPASFPAARLDHALTRGLATVSSVVLPENGSDHRGIEVGLR; via the coding sequence GTGCCATCGTCCCGTACCCGCCGCCGCCCCCGAGGCGTCCTCACCGGGATCGCAGCACTGGCGGTCGCCGCACTGCTGCTCTGGCACGGGATGCTCCCCGACATCGGCGGCGCCGCCTCCCTCGTCGAGTCGTTCCTGCCCTGGGCGGCCGCGCTGATCGCCGTGCTCGGCCTCTCCGCACTGTTCCGGCTGTCCCTGTTCGCCGGTCTCGGCGTCGCCACCGCGGCGGCCGTCTGGTGGTCGTTGTTCGGCACCGCGATGCTGCCGGCCGCCTCGGTCGGCGCCCCCGCCTTCACCGTCGTGAGCGAGAACATCCGCGCCGGCAACCCCGAAGCAGCGAGCATCGCCCGCGATCTGGCCGCCCGCTCCCCCGACCTGATCGCGCTCCAGGAACTCGACGCGACCACACGCTCCGCCGTCTCCGACGTGCTCGACCCCGCTTACCCGTATCGGGCCATCGTCGGCACCGTCGGTCTCTGGAGCACCCACCCGCTCTCCGGCGAGCAGCGCCTCGACCTCGGCCTCGGCTGGGACCGCGCCCTCCGCGTCGACGTCGACACCCCGGGAGGGATCACCCGCGTCTACGCTGTGCACCTCGCCTCGGTGCGCCCCGGCGAAAGCGCCACCCGCGACGAGATGCTGAAGGAGCTGAGCGGCACGATCGCCGGCGACGACGCGACCCGCCTGCTCGTGATCGGCGACTTCAACACCGCCACCACCGACCGCACGCTGGCGCCGCTCCTCACCCAACTCGGCGAGAAGCCGGACAGCGAGCTCGGACTCGGCTTCACCTGGCCCGCCTCCTTCCCCGCCGCCCGCCTCGACCACGCCCTGACCCGCGGCCTCGCCACGGTGAGCAGCGTCGTGCTCCCGGAGAACGGGAGCGACCACCGCGGGATCGAGGTGGGGTTGCGGTAG
- a CDS encoding GerW family sporulation protein translates to MTNISLKLAETVSSSGVKSVYGEPVVIDGTTIVPVAAVQFGFGAGGTDDEEGPGGGGGGGVAIPFGAYVSDAAGVRFRPNLITLLAVAIPFVWVAGHAWSRVIRALKK, encoded by the coding sequence ATGACCAACATCTCGCTCAAACTCGCCGAGACCGTCAGCTCGTCGGGCGTCAAGTCCGTGTACGGCGAGCCCGTCGTCATCGACGGCACGACGATCGTGCCCGTCGCCGCCGTGCAGTTCGGATTCGGGGCCGGGGGCACCGACGACGAGGAAGGCCCGGGCGGGGGCGGTGGTGGGGGAGTCGCGATCCCGTTCGGCGCCTATGTGAGCGACGCGGCGGGCGTGCGTTTCCGGCCGAACCTCATCACGCTGCTGGCGGTGGCGATCCCGTTCGTGTGGGTCGCCGGTCACGCCTGGTCGCGCGTCATCCGCGCGCTGAAGAAGTAG
- a CDS encoding ECF transporter S component, with protein sequence MHATITPSATRSARVLRWRVVDIVVASVVAVAAGVVFWVWGQVQNPISGPVSAVLPGFQGLLNGPWLFAGVLTALIVRKPGAALYGELVAAIVSALIGTQWGFATLLSGLVQGLGAEIVFAILLYANWKLVPAILAGAGAGLAESVLDLLYWYPGAKPEFAIVYTITTTLSGALVAGLLSWLLVRALARTGALSRFAAGREVTGRV encoded by the coding sequence GTGCACGCAACCATCACTCCGTCCGCGACGCGCTCCGCACGCGTCCTCCGCTGGCGTGTCGTCGACATCGTCGTCGCCAGCGTCGTGGCCGTCGCCGCCGGCGTCGTCTTCTGGGTTTGGGGGCAGGTGCAGAACCCGATCTCCGGACCGGTCAGCGCCGTGCTGCCGGGCTTCCAGGGTCTCCTCAACGGCCCCTGGCTGTTCGCCGGCGTTCTCACGGCGCTGATCGTCCGCAAGCCGGGCGCCGCACTGTACGGCGAGCTCGTCGCGGCCATCGTGTCGGCGCTGATCGGGACGCAGTGGGGCTTCGCGACGCTGCTCTCGGGCCTCGTGCAGGGCCTCGGTGCCGAGATCGTCTTCGCGATCCTCCTCTACGCGAACTGGAAGCTCGTCCCGGCCATCCTCGCCGGCGCCGGCGCCGGGCTCGCCGAGTCCGTCCTCGACCTCCTGTACTGGTACCCGGGCGCCAAGCCGGAGTTCGCGATCGTCTACACCATCACGACGACGCTCTCCGGAGCGCTCGTCGCCGGGCTGCTGTCGTGGCTGCTCGTCCGCGCGCTCGCCAGGACCGGGGCCCTGAGCCGGTTCGCGGCCGGGCGCGAAGTGACGGGGCGGGTCTGA
- a CDS encoding ABC transporter ATP-binding protein, translated as MASVTLGQPVPAAVRVGGWGWRYSGRSAWAVRDLALTIEPGERVLLLGASGAGKSTVLAGLAGVLGGDDDGESEGLMEVDGRQPARARGTTGLLLQDPDAQVILARVGDDVAFACENLGVPREQIWPRVRAALAAVGLTVPLDHPTSQLSGGQKQRLALAGLLAMRPGLLLLDEPTANLDPDGVHEVRDAVAAALDATGATLVVVEHRVAVWRDLVDRVIVLAADGGVLADGHPDAVLADAGSTLRSAGVWLPDDIVPKAPTVTLGEALLTARELAFGRGPAVARRRRRRRSERRSPSVVALPERVSVDLAEGSAIALTGRNGAGKSTLALTLGGLLPVLGGALRAEPALAAGAGAAPEGWRSRDLLTRIGSVFQNPEHQLVASTVRDELAAGPRALGLTEREIRDRVDDLLDRLALSAVADANPFTLSGGQKRRLSVGTALATRPRLLVLDEPTFGQDANTWRGLVRTIAELRGSGHSIVTATHDTEFIAAIGATDLPLGSAREVAA; from the coding sequence ATCGCCTCCGTCACCCTGGGACAGCCGGTCCCGGCCGCCGTTCGGGTCGGCGGCTGGGGCTGGCGTTACTCCGGGCGGTCCGCGTGGGCCGTCCGCGACCTCGCGCTTACCATCGAGCCCGGTGAGCGGGTGCTCCTCCTCGGGGCCTCGGGCGCGGGCAAGAGCACGGTCCTCGCCGGACTCGCCGGTGTGCTCGGCGGGGACGACGATGGCGAGTCCGAAGGGCTGATGGAGGTCGACGGTCGCCAGCCTGCTCGGGCGCGCGGGACGACCGGCCTCCTGCTGCAGGATCCGGACGCGCAGGTGATCCTCGCGCGCGTCGGTGACGACGTCGCCTTCGCGTGCGAGAACCTCGGCGTCCCTCGGGAGCAGATCTGGCCGCGCGTGCGTGCCGCCCTGGCCGCCGTCGGACTCACGGTGCCGCTCGACCACCCCACGTCGCAGCTCTCGGGCGGTCAGAAGCAGCGTCTCGCCCTGGCCGGGCTGCTGGCGATGCGTCCCGGCCTCCTCCTGCTGGACGAGCCGACCGCGAACCTGGACCCCGACGGGGTGCACGAGGTGCGGGACGCCGTCGCCGCTGCGCTGGACGCGACGGGCGCGACCCTGGTGGTCGTCGAGCACCGCGTCGCGGTGTGGCGCGATCTCGTCGACCGCGTCATCGTCCTGGCGGCGGACGGCGGCGTGCTTGCGGACGGTCATCCCGACGCTGTGCTCGCGGACGCGGGGAGCACTCTGCGGAGCGCGGGCGTGTGGCTGCCGGACGACATCGTCCCGAAGGCGCCGACCGTGACCCTGGGCGAAGCCCTGCTCACCGCGCGCGAGCTGGCCTTCGGCCGCGGCCCGGCCGTCGCCCGTCGGCGACGGAGACGTCGATCCGAGCGTCGCTCTCCGTCGGTCGTCGCGCTTCCCGAGCGAGTGTCCGTCGATCTCGCCGAGGGCTCCGCGATCGCCCTCACCGGGCGCAACGGCGCGGGCAAGTCGACGCTGGCCTTGACCTTGGGCGGCCTCCTGCCGGTGCTCGGGGGCGCCCTGCGAGCCGAGCCGGCCCTCGCCGCCGGGGCGGGCGCGGCGCCGGAGGGCTGGCGCTCCCGCGACCTGCTGACCCGGATCGGCAGCGTGTTCCAGAACCCGGAGCACCAGCTGGTCGCCTCCACCGTGCGCGACGAGCTGGCGGCGGGGCCGCGAGCGCTCGGGCTCACCGAGCGGGAGATCCGCGACCGCGTCGACGACCTCCTGGACCGGCTGGCGTTGAGCGCTGTGGCGGACGCCAACCCGTTCACGCTCTCCGGCGGGCAGAAGCGACGGCTGTCGGTCGGCACAGCGCTGGCGACCCGGCCGCGGCTGCTCGTGCTCGACGAGCCGACGTTCGGGCAGGACGCGAACACGTGGCGCGGGCTGGTGCGCACCATCGCCGAGCTCCGCGGCTCCGGCCACTCGATCGTGACGGCGACGCACGACACCGAGTTCATCGCCGCGATCGGCGCCACGGACCTTCCGCTCGGGTCGGCACGGGAGGTGGCGGCGTGA
- a CDS encoding energy-coupling factor transporter transmembrane component T family protein — MTLLEPVRSGPLATLNPVAKLGAALIVTAVLLVSIDPVSAAVALALELVLVAFSGIPARVLLLRTAPIWIAAPLAGLTTALYGRTAGTVYLQWWAVEVSDGSLLLGLATMLRILAIGLPAVLLFITIDPTDLADGLAQLLRLPARFVLGGLAGLRLVGLFAEDWRALTLARRARGIAESGALRRMLGQSFALFVLSIRRGSKLATAMEARGFGSASARTWARPSVFRGRDWGALVVAVAVAGAAVAVAVVVGSWNVLGR, encoded by the coding sequence GTGACCCTGCTCGAACCCGTCCGCAGCGGACCGCTCGCGACGCTCAACCCCGTCGCCAAGCTGGGTGCCGCCCTCATCGTCACCGCGGTGCTCCTGGTCTCCATCGATCCGGTCTCGGCCGCCGTCGCGCTCGCGCTGGAGCTGGTGCTCGTCGCGTTCTCCGGCATCCCGGCGCGTGTGCTGCTGCTGCGCACGGCACCGATCTGGATCGCGGCGCCCCTCGCCGGGCTGACGACCGCGCTCTACGGCCGCACAGCCGGCACCGTCTATCTGCAGTGGTGGGCTGTGGAGGTGAGCGACGGCTCGCTCCTGCTGGGGCTGGCGACGATGCTCCGCATCCTGGCCATCGGCCTGCCCGCCGTCCTGCTCTTCATCACGATCGATCCGACCGATCTCGCCGACGGGTTGGCGCAGCTGCTGCGACTTCCCGCGCGTTTCGTGCTCGGGGGGCTCGCCGGGCTCCGACTCGTGGGTCTCTTCGCCGAGGACTGGCGGGCGCTGACCCTCGCCCGGCGCGCCCGCGGGATCGCCGAGAGCGGTGCACTGCGGCGCATGCTCGGTCAATCGTTCGCGCTCTTCGTGCTCTCCATCCGTCGCGGCAGCAAACTGGCGACGGCGATGGAGGCGCGGGGATTCGGGTCCGCCTCGGCGCGCACGTGGGCGCGGCCGTCGGTGTTCCGCGGGCGGGACTGGGGGGCCCTCGTGGTTGCCGTTGCCGTCGCAGGAGCGGCGGTGGCGGTCGCCGTCGTCGTCGGGAGCTGGAATGTCCTGGGACGCTGA
- a CDS encoding ATP-binding protein, producing MSWDAERERLDAAVRAAVAAADGRAPVVLIDGPSGAGKSSLADDLLRAWPATGRPRLVRMDDLYPGWDGLDAGSAALGRDLLLPLRATGAGHWRRWDWAGDRPAERVAVHGADPLIVEGCGTLARANVSAADLALWLDADDTLRKRRALDRDGETFAQNWDRWQAEFEAYLRRERPRDSATLRLDVTDWPLGAARVPSAED from the coding sequence ATGTCCTGGGACGCTGAGCGGGAGCGGCTGGACGCCGCCGTGCGCGCAGCGGTCGCCGCGGCGGACGGTCGTGCGCCCGTCGTGCTGATCGACGGGCCGAGCGGAGCGGGCAAGAGCTCGCTCGCCGATGACCTCCTGCGCGCGTGGCCGGCTACCGGACGGCCCCGACTGGTGCGCATGGACGACCTCTATCCGGGATGGGACGGCCTGGACGCGGGAAGCGCCGCTCTCGGTCGCGACCTGCTCCTCCCGCTCCGCGCCACCGGTGCCGGCCACTGGCGGCGCTGGGACTGGGCGGGCGATCGGCCGGCGGAGCGGGTCGCGGTGCACGGCGCGGACCCGCTGATCGTGGAGGGGTGCGGGACGCTGGCCCGGGCGAACGTCTCCGCGGCGGACCTCGCCCTGTGGCTCGATGCCGACGACACGCTCCGCAAACGGAGGGCACTCGACCGCGACGGTGAGACCTTCGCCCAGAACTGGGACCGCTGGCAGGCCGAGTTCGAGGCGTACCTGCGGCGCGAGCGTCCCCGCGACTCCGCGACGCTGCGTCTGGATGTGACGGACTGGCCGCTCGGCGCGGCCCGCGTGCCGAGCGCGGAGGACTAA